From a single Amyelois transitella isolate CPQ chromosome 18, ilAmyTran1.1, whole genome shotgun sequence genomic region:
- the LOC106140276 gene encoding uncharacterized protein LOC106140276: MWDEDDVLLISAAFVVIAGSLLRKPRRFWVRRGLQNRDNEDFLNRLQEDDCDVLNLEYRSNGGFKDFFKMSSSDFELLLQLIGPSINKNDTKWRTALTAKEKLGVTLRYYVSGDSFGSLMQTFKISQQSVSEIVPVVSQALITELKSFMQMPNTEEKWKNIAKGFNDKWNFPNCLGALDGKHVRIEAPFHSGTDYYNFKEYFSIVLMALVDSDYNILYANVGCQGRISDGGVFSNTILDNIETLNVPEDSELPGRPCRTPYVIITDNAFPLTERFIKPYTSLGKKGSKIRIFNYRLSRARRMVESTFGILSKVYGCFRRPFKLQPSKVTKVVMALLHLHNFLRRNDESRHLYEYYAFQGDRRNATNDVGINVGEAEETNAENANIEPIMLYNFSPGEIVRDEFAEYFCSHQGKVPWQNKY, translated from the exons ATGTGGGACGAAGACGACGTGTTGTTAATTTCCGCAGCTTTTGTCGTTATTGCCGGCTCTTTACTACGAAAACCTCGAAGATTCTGGGTGCGAAGAGGCCTTCAAAATCGTGACAATGAAGATTTTCTTAATAGATTACAAGAAGATGACTGTGATGTGTTAAACTTAGAATACAGAAGCAACGGTGgattcaaagatttttttaaaatgtcaagTAGTGATTTTGAATTACTTCTTCAACTGATTGGACCatcaattaacaaaaatgataCAAAATGGAGAACTGCTTTAACTGCAAAAGAAAAACTCGGAGTTACTTTAAGATATTATGTATCTGGAGACTCATTTGGAAGTTTAATGCAGACATTCAAAATTTCACAGCAAAGTGTTTCTGAAATAGTACCTGTAGTAAGTCAAGCTTTAATCACAGAGTTGAAGAGCTTTATGCAG ATGCCAAATACCGAAGAAAAGTGGAAAAATATAGCAAAGGGTTTTAACGATAAATGGAACTTTCCGAATTGTCTCGGTGCGTTAGATGGGAAACATGTGCGAATTGAAGCACCATTTCACAGTGGCACTGATTACTACAATTTTAAAGAATACTTTAGTATTGTGTTAATGGCACTTGTAGATTCTGATTATAATATCCTGTATGCTAATGTTGGATGCCAAGGTCGAATATCAGACGGCGGAGTTTTTTCAAATACTATATTGGACAATATAGAAACATTGAATGTGCCAGAAGACAGTGAGCTTCCTGGGAGACCGTGCCGGACACCATACGTAATTATAACTGATAATGCATTTCCTTTAACAGAAAGATTTATTAAACCATACACATCTTTAGGGAAAAAGGGATCGAAAATTAGAATTTTCAATTATCGTTTGAGTCGAGCACGTCGGATGGTTGAAAGTACTTTCGGAATTTTAAGTAAAGTGTATGGGTGCTTTCGAAGACCGTTCAAATTACAACCTAGCAAAGTAACAAAGGTTGTGATGGCATTATTACATCTACACAATTTTCTCCGAAGAAATGATGAATCGAGGCATTTATACGAATACTACGCGTTTCAAGGTGATAGAAGAAATGCCACAAATGACGTGGGAATAAACGTAGGAGAGGCTGAAGAAACTAACGCTGAAAATGCAAATATTGAACCAATAATGCTGTACAATTTTTCGCCCGGTGAAATTGTCAGGGATGAATTTGCTGAGTATTTCTGCTCGCATCAAGGAAAAGTTCCTTggcaaaataagtattaa
- the LOC132902792 gene encoding uncharacterized protein LOC132902792, whose amino-acid sequence MFVVILYMLVVVYTRKMEWSQEKTIQFIECYRSYPLLWDSKDEFYKNKIKRHDALVEIAAKFEVEKVEVERKIKNLQSHFLREKKKEQDSKKSGSGADESFTSKWFAYKSLLFLSSRNKPRKTMDSQMIDYTAEDSLDSTTACTETSDECRKRSRNVGNVNEKISSAYSIMTEVYKNRSDKDEFSLFGDQVAVKLRKIYCPYARLTLQNKINTLLMEGELGVYDSYNYYRPDTSTSSATNDGTNNFVPDSDKQGYISINNNKPALIDNSQETQLSVPKVIAEEQSRDPLA is encoded by the exons ATGTTTGTGGTCATTTTGTACATGCTTGTCGTAGTATACACACGTAAAATGGAGTGGTCGCAGGAAAAAACAATCCAATTTATCGAGTGCTATCGGTCTTACCCGTTGTTATGGGATTCAAAAGAcgaattctataaaaataaaatcaaaagacATGATGCCTTAGTAGAAATTGCAGCAAAGTTTGAAGTCGAAAAAGTTGAAGTtgagagaaaaattaaaaacctcCAAAGTCATTTTTTAAgggaaaaaaagaaagaacaaGACAGCAAAAAGAGTGGATCTGGGGCCGATGAATCATTTACTTCGAAATGGTTCGCCtacaaatctttattatttttatcatccaGAAATAAACCTCGCAAGACTATGGATTCGCAAATG attgATTACACTGCTGAAGACAGCTTAGATAGTACGACTGCTTGCACTGAAACCTCAGATGAATGCCGAAAGCGTTCACGCAACGTGGGGAATGTCAACGAAAAAATTTCGAGTGCATATTCTATTATGACGGAGGTATACAAAAATCGGAGTGACAAAGATGAATTCTCCTTGTTCGGTGACCAAGTAGCTGTGAAGTTGAGAAAAATTTATTGTCCTTACGCAAGACTtactttgcaaaataaaataaatacccttCTAATGGAGGGGGAACTCGGAGTATACGACTCATATAATTACTATCGACCAGACACAAGTACCAGCTCTGCAACTAATGATGGTACTAATAACTTTGTGCCAGATTCTGACAAACAAGGATATATTtccataaataacaataaaccaGCTTTGATTGATAATTCTCAAGAAACGCAGCTTTCCGTTCCTAAAGTTATTGCAGAAGAACAATCACGTGATCCTTTAGCTTAA